Proteins encoded within one genomic window of Camelina sativa cultivar DH55 chromosome 19, Cs, whole genome shotgun sequence:
- the LOC104764294 gene encoding patellin-3-like: protein MEECPWWVRACNNMRARGAKEVEVAYPATSVCTLFRHIDPHQIPFKFGGLSILPTDISVGHNSSMLALKPGEDKSIEITCEQACTVHFLFRSSGVPLSYQISLIPGTFEWIKEDQTTFVPTGDDGALIRFERRWAYCGGLTTEVVKVKRPIKVVCSIRNSIDQESSFFLFKYHVVF, encoded by the exons atgGAGGAGTGTCCTTGGTGGGTCCGTGCGTGTAACAACATGAGAGCACGAGGGGCTAAGGAGGTTGAGGTGGCCTATCCAGCGACATCTGTTTGCACCTTATTCAG GCACATTGATCCCCACCAAATCCCGTTTAAGTTTGGAGGATTGAGTATACTCCCAACTGATATCTCTGTGGGTCATAACTCGTCCATGCTAGCTCTGAAACCTGGGGAAGACAAATCCATTGAGATCACATGTGAACAG GCATGTACAGTTCACTTCCTGTTTAGATCAAGTGGAGTTCCCTTGAGTTATCAGATATCACTCATACCCGGAACTTTTGAGTGGATAAAAGAAGATCAGACAACTTTTGTACCAACCGGCGATGATGGTGCTTTGATTAGATTTGAACGAAGGTGGGCATATTGTGGTGGTCTGACAACAGAGGTGGTGAAGGTGAAGCGGCCTATTAAAGTTGTATGCTCCATTAGGAATTCCATCGACCaggaatcttctttttttcttttcaagtatCATgttgttttctga